The Candidatus Hydrogenedens sp. DNA window CAACAATACACAGAAGAACTCGAAAAAAAGGTTGTGGATACTATTGTTACTGCAATTGGGCATTTAGAATCTGCAAAGTTATTTATGGGAAGAGGGGTCGTTCGTTTTGCTGTAAATCGTCGTAATAATAAAGAGGCAGAAATCGAAACCACGTATGATTACAAAGGTCCTGTGGACCATTCTGTACCTATACTTGTGGTTAAAAATGCTGGGGATGATAGTATCCGTGCCATTGTGTTTGGTTATGCGTGTCATTCGACAGTTTTATCTGGCTATCAGTGGTGTGGTGATTATCCAGGGTTTGCCCAGATAGAGTTAGAGCAAGCATATCCTATGGCGAAAGCCCTTTTTGTGGCGGGTTGTGGTGCAGATATAAATCCTTTGCCCCGCAGAACAGTCGCCTTAGCACAACAGTATGGGAAAGAACTTGCGGTAGCAGTTACTCGTGCTATAGAAGACAACTTACAAGAATTACCTTCATCTCTGAAAACAAGATATGAGACTGTTACACTACCACTGGAAGCACCTTTGTCGAAAGAGGAGCTCCAACAAATAGCCAATGACACAAATAAGGCGGAGTATATTCGCCGTTCTGCTCTCTATTTGTTAAAAGATTTGGAACGGGGAATTCCCTTGAGAACTTCGTATCCCTATCCGATACAGGTATGGAATATCGGTGGATATCCTATAATAGCATTGGGCGGAGAGGTTGTTGTTGATTATGCCATTGCTATAAAACAGCAGTTACAGACAAATGCAATGGTGTTAGGTTATTCCAATGACCTGATGAGTTATATCCCTTCTGCTCGGGTGATTCGTGAAGGAGGCTATGAAGGTGATACTTCACAATTAGAATATAAAATGCCTGCCAAATGGAAAGAAGACATCGAAGAACTCATCCTGAATGCTGTTACACAAATGTGGACTCAAATTAAGTAATCATATTAAGCCTATCACATTTATTGCTGAATAGGATTTTATAAACTATCTGGTTGCTTCTTTTGAAGACGTGCTCACAGAAAGTGAAAAGCCATCATATATTTTATGGGTTTACCATGATTCCATGGGTCTTTGGGAATAGATAGGATATAATCTGGTACAAGTTCTTGCAACTCTTTTGGTCACCGACTATGTTTCAGACGAAACTGTTCTATTGCTATTACGGTCTGAGCTGATTCAGGATTAAGATAGGTCTGAGATACAACATTAAAAATTTGATTTACTTCTGGACAGGTTAATATGCTCTGACACAATATTTGTGTGTTTGGCTAAATTAATAGGATTTATTTATAAATTTATTTTTAGGGACTTTATACATTATGCAAATTTGTTTTTATTTGTTATTCTTGGCTTAAAATATAAGTGATGTATAAATAGAATTTACAAACAGGAGAAGGGTTATGGAAAAGGATAATAAACATAAAGAGAAACGTTTTTCTACTCGCAGAGAATTTTTAAAATCTGCAGGTGTTATGACTGCGGTAGCTGGTACATCTACGGTTAAGAATGCATGGGGTGCTAATGAGACATTAGCATTGTTTGGTGGTAGCCCTGCAGTAACTTATCCGCAAGATGATTCTGCACGCTGGCCTCGTTATGGTAAGGCGGAGGAAGACGCAGTATTAGAATTGGTTCGGAATCCGTCTTACAATCCAATAGATAAATTGGAGGAGGACTGGAAGAATTATATGCAGGTGCCTTATGTAAAGGCGCATTTTAATGGGACAAGTGCATTACTTGCGATGTTTTTTGCTCTTAATTTACCACCTGGCAGTGAGATTATGGTTCCTTCGTATACCTTCTTTGCAACTATTCTTCCGATGCGTTTGTTTGGGTTGGTTCCTGTTTTTGTAGATATTAATCCACAAACACTCAATTTTGATTTAAATGATGCAAAGAAACGGCTAACGCCGAATACGAAGGCTGTTCTTCCAGTTCATTGGATTGGTTTGCCAGC harbors:
- a CDS encoding neutral/alkaline non-lysosomal ceramidase N-terminal domain-containing protein — its product is MRKVFGFCVLFVSFVLCIGSAEEVWKAGVAVCDITPPTGLWLAGYAMRDRPAEGTIHPLWVKALSLQDSQGKTVVIVSSDILGFTAEMSQRIKQHVKEKTGLESGDILLNSSHTHSGPVVGDSLIAMYKIADDTEHLNKIQQYTEELEKKVVDTIVTAIGHLESAKLFMGRGVVRFAVNRRNNKEAEIETTYDYKGPVDHSVPILVVKNAGDDSIRAIVFGYACHSTVLSGYQWCGDYPGFAQIELEQAYPMAKALFVAGCGADINPLPRRTVALAQQYGKELAVAVTRAIEDNLQELPSSLKTRYETVTLPLEAPLSKEELQQIANDTNKAEYIRRSALYLLKDLERGIPLRTSYPYPIQVWNIGGYPIIALGGEVVVDYAIAIKQQLQTNAMVLGYSNDLMSYIPSARVIREGGYEGDTSQLEYKMPAKWKEDIEELILNAVTQMWTQIK